The Denticeps clupeoides chromosome 4, fDenClu1.1, whole genome shotgun sequence genome segment TATGGTCATGAGTAATGGAGAAGTCATGGAGattcttttgtaaaattgtgtaagaaccctgaacTGAGAATTTTTTTACCTCATGTTTGCCTTTTCCTTTTGCATACTCCCACACTGTAACATATCTATTGTCATGTGATCCAGGTTCTGTAGGCGGAATATGAGGAACAGGGAGAGTGAATGCTGGTGCgattgtatgtgtgttgtgtatcactgTTTATCTGGCCTCTAGTAACCCCAGACATTTTCCCTAAAGCCACCAAaattcctccccctcctcccaaACCTACAGGAAACTCCGATTTCTTCCTCCTTGACATCTACTACATCCCGGGTGATAAGAGTTGATTGTGTTGACCTGAGATGATTTGTTAAAGGAAAGGATGAACGAGCAGGAAGACTGCACACTGTCATGCTCTGATAGTGCAGAGCGTCTCGGTAAGAGCTTGGCTGTCCCCTTGGATTGTGACGACTGTCTTCCTTATCTCTGTGGGAACTCAATAGTTTTGAGGTGTTCTCTGCCCTAGGGGTCCTGCCTTATCTATCCTGTCCCACAGTGAGAACTGACCAAAATGTGCGTTGCGTCAATCTGGACATTCTTTGTCAGAGACCGGAAGCGTAGCGGGTTGCTGCCTGTCAAGATGGTCATTGTTCCAGAGTGAATCCAGTGGGCACCAGAGGCTCTGTGAAAGGAACACACTCTCAGTTTTATGGCTTCCGGAACAGCAGATTCCCGAAAGCTCTTCATTGTTTTCCCATTTGTTTCAACAGACAGGCTTGCAGTTGAACAGAAATGCTGGTGCCATTTCTGGTACTATTGTTTGTCTTGGTTGAATGTCAGCCAAGTAACCTTCTCCCGAAGCATTTCTGTTTTATGACACAAAATGGAATTGTGTGCTTTTCCTTGGCctaaaaagagcttgaagctgCTTGTTGTACATGAACACGTGCATAGTTTCAAGTGACTCACGCTGCTTCTCTTCTGTGAACCCTCTCTTCTCATAAGGCTTTCATGTGATTCAGCTTGTGGTCTAAAGGTGCAAATTTAAtcagtttagggtcatttattTAATGCCTAGTTTTgtgaaatcaataaaaaaaaaggatagaaTATCTGCCTAAATGAGAGAGACCCataatcagcaacaattagtcttgagttcctaTGGAATTACATCCGGAACAACCAAATTTCAGAATGTTTGctagacaaaaaaatgaatgaaagtatGGAACAAAGGCTTTCTGTATCTGCTTGTGGTGGCCCTAAGGGGGACTGAAGGGGTTTGTGTCTAGATTTTTCTGATAGTCTGATACCTTCTTTCTTCTACACATTTTCAGCTGCCATGCCGTTCATCATCATGACCATTGTCTTCCGGCCGTACCAGAGGGGCATTTACTGTGATGACGAGAGCATCCGATATCCCTACAAAGCAGACACCATTTCCCATGGCATGATGGCTGCTGTCACCATATCCTGCTCCATCATAATTGTGAGTTTAAGACACATTAATGATTGTTTACCCTTGACCAACCACATGAACATGTACATGGTCAGCACTGTTAACAGAGTATGTTGTAATAAAAGCCTATCTGAGGTATATTTGACTTTACCTTCCTGTCATGTAGTCTGGATAAGATCAGCTGGATTCATGTAACATtttaagttgtatttttttttccactttatgcTGCTCTGGCCATAGTCCACTGACTTCACATGTAAGTTGCAGGGTCTGGTCTATGCCTGTTCTTCACAGACCAGTGGAGGAGATGGTATTGTTTTAGTTACGGTAGATCCATGCCAGGTGATCTTCCACTGTGGTCTTCCTTCTTCATAGATAACATCAGGAGAGGCGTACTTGGTGTACAGAAAGAAGCTCCGCTCAAATTCCCAGTTCAACCAGTATGTGGCAGCCCTCTACAAGGTGGTGGGAACCTTTCTCTTTGGCGCCTGTGTCAGCCAGTCTCTCACGGACCTCGCCAAGTTCACTATTGGACGGCCACGGCCCAatttcatgtctgtgtgtgcccCGAAGGTTTGCAATGGATACATGCTAGAGATCAACTGTACTGGAGCTCGACGTAATGTGACTGAATCCAGGTACTCGCCCGTGGGGTGATTTAATATCTTCCTGAACAACTTGCACGATGCATGTTCATTATAGTGCAGATTGAATGCTATTGATGTGAGAATTATACTATCTCTGTATTCCAGGTTATCGTTCTACTCTGGACATTCCTCATTTGGCATGTATGCCATGCTGTTCCTGGCGGTGAGTGTCTTTCTAGTTTAAACTAGATGGTGATACCAGTTCTGTGTCACTAAAAAGAGCTAGAAATATAATCTTGAACTAGCCGCTGTCCCGGCACAAAGGACCAGAGCGACTGCTATGCTCCACAGTAAGCACGTGTTGTTGTCATGGtgctaaaaatattttaatatatttggaaGGGTCAAAACTTTCCATAAACATTAGAGCATACAGCATTTTCCCACATGCAGAGAGCTTGGTTGTTTTTGCTAAATTTAACAGGCCTGTGGATGCTTTTTTTCCCACTACGCCCCATATTCAAAATGTGGGAGTTGTCTGGCACACACCTCAACCTGCCAGGAATTCCTGCATCTCCTGTAAGCAAGCTCTAGACTCTGTGGCAACCTCTGTAGTTTTGTGGTTTTCCTCATTCTTCCATCATGTATTTGTGTTCATCTACTGTTCATCCAGGATACATCTGCCTTCTGTACGTTGCCTCAGATCGTGGCCATCAACAAAACCACATACAATACAAAGAAATATAGAATTCCGTTGTACACGTGTAACTTATAAAAGGTGACAACATGACAATCTGACACAACCATAATGCAAACATAACCCATGTGaaattgtttttgtgtgtgtctgcagctgTATGTCCAAGCACGTGTGGTGGGTAAGTGGGCTCGCCTCCTCAGACCCACCATCCAGTTCTTTTTGGTGGCATTTGCTGTCTACGTTGGCTACACTCGTGTGTCTGACTACAAACACCACTGGAGCGATGTTCTTGTGGGACTCTTGCAGGGGGCACTTATTGCTGTCCTCAATGTAAGTGTTCTAGTCTGTGAACCGATACAGACagatttaattaattatgtgGTCCTGATCATATCTAGGTAGGGTTAGCAGTTCAGTGGAACATGTGAGAACTGCAGAAGGGTCCAGTGTGTAGTCTACTACATGCATGGATTAAAGTTTCCATCGCTGGGACTGATTTCTGTCAACTGAGTGCACTAAATTCGTTCACATACCAAACGTGTCCAGTGTGGCGCTATGCTCCAGTTCTGAAAAAAGAACTggattgtggggcagtggtggcctagcagttaaggagatggccccgtaatcagaaggttgtgggttccgccaaggtgccactgaggtgccactgaacaaagctccgtccccacacactgtcatggctgcccgctgctcactgagggtgatggttaaaagcagagaagcaatttcctttgggattaataaagttaataataataatataataaataaataattccattAAAGGGCAGCAGGCAGCACAGCCAGCTATGCTGCAAAGTGATGCTCCTCTGcaaacatattttaaaacaatattattGATTTTTGACCTCTACAAATTGTGACATTTTAACACAGAACCAATCGATGCATTTAATCCAAGATGAAGGAGAGGAGGTTTATAGCAGCGATTATAAATTTATTATaatgacagaaagaaaaatgttgctGTAGGTCTCAAGGTGTGTGTCCGTGAATGTTCTTTGTTGTTGGCAGTATAGAAATCGCATGTGTTACCTATAGACCTACTTTTAAATTTATTAACTGTGATACGGTATAGTCATAGAACCCATAATGTGGTAGGATCGTGAGGGTGGTGCTCTGTAATGGTGTTAACCATGCCTACGTTTCGAACATTtggtttttaaagaatgtggtaatttttaaataattacaaaatggcTTTAAAACACCCACACCCAAACCTTCACCATTTGAAGGCCTGACATCTCTGATATGTCCTGTAGGCAGAACTTTAAGGACCTGAGTTGACTAACCATAGCTGGTGCTAGTCTGTTGCTCTGAAATATaagctatatattttttttctctttgaacACAATGCAGGTTTTCTACGTGTCCGACTTCTTCAAGAAGCGCCAGCCTTGCTGCCAGGACCAAGAGAACAATGAAAGCGATGAGCTAGAACGCAAACCCAGCATACAGGTTCCAGCAGATATGGAGCGCAGCAACCATTACTACCCAGGGAATGTGTGAGGAACTACAACACACCTTCTCAACCCTAACCCCTAAACCACTGGACTGTCTGATTTACCACCACCCAGACATGCGTGCATGACACACCAGCAGGGGTGCAGCTAGAACGATCACATGCCTCGTCACTCTGAAGTCATGCTCAGTACCCTTGTTATGTATTCCAGTGTGTGTTAATGAAAGGACTTGGCTGGCACacaattttaaatgtatatatattttttagctagtttttttttaagaaagcaCCAATATGTGACTGCAGTGAACTTAGAAACTATCTCAGTTGTGTTTGCAAAATGAGCAGCTGATCATAccccacattttttttcaatattttagtCAATTGATTTACTAAAGTTACTGTGTGTTCAAGTTGCGGTGTGGGGTATGCGTGCAGCTGGCAGGCGATTGTCTTCACATTGCCGTAGAAAGGACTGAACACAAGATCTCAGCATTTCAAAAATATCGGTTTTACTTTAACCCAACATCAAAACGTGGAGATTTCACTGAAACGTGGTGTTTACTGCAGTTATACTCCATTTACATCACATGTGGACAAGTCACTCCTTTACCCTAACAAGCATGAAAT includes the following:
- the plpp2a gene encoding phospholipid phosphatase 2 — protein: MMTGPRKKKMYIAVDLLCVFAAAMPFIIMTIVFRPYQRGIYCDDESIRYPYKADTISHGMMAAVTISCSIIIITSGEAYLVYRKKLRSNSQFNQYVAALYKVVGTFLFGACVSQSLTDLAKFTIGRPRPNFMSVCAPKVCNGYMLEINCTGARRNVTESRLSFYSGHSSFGMYAMLFLALYVQARVVGKWARLLRPTIQFFLVAFAVYVGYTRVSDYKHHWSDVLVGLLQGALIAVLNVFYVSDFFKKRQPCCQDQENNESDELERKPSIQVPADMERSNHYYPGNV